The sequence ccagatggctatctctactggtgttttcttgccagtgagctcctttttcctgttttttgctctgaatccttctgtagcccaatgaacttatgcaattgattctttaccttgttaatattgaacttatatgctttaaaaataaataaaatgaagaatagaataaaataaaataacagaaagagttttgctaatggctgggttgcctcccagcaagcgcttctttattgtctttagctggaccttgctgagctttttaatctagcctcagccttgagcattcttgctcaacattgccttcaagataatgtttgattctctatccattaacaatgaacttcttattagaatcaatgtcttgaagctccacatagccatatggtgacacacttgtaatcacatatggtcccctccaccgggatttcagtttcccggggaatagcctgagcctagagttaaacagcagaaccttctgtcctagttcaaagactctagatgacagctttctgtcatgccatctttttgttttctccttgtagagtttggcattttcgaaagcagtgagtctgaattcctctagctcattcagctggagcaatcttttttctccagctaatttggcatcaaagtttaagaatctggttgcccagtaggctttgtattccagttccacgggcagatgacaggccttaccatacacaagctggtatggagaggtccctataggaatcttgaatgctgttctgtaggcccacagagcatcatccaagctttttgcccaatcctttctacgggtacttacagtttgttccaggattcttttcagttctctgttagagacttcagtttgcccatttgtctgtagatgatatggagttgccactttgtggctaatttcataccggaccatggcagagtagagctatttgttgcagaagtgagtgcccccatcactgattagtactctagggacaccaaacctgctgaagatatgtttctagaggaacttcagcactgtcttagtatcattagtgggtgtggcaatggcctctacccatttagatacatagtcgactgcaaccagaatataagtatttgagtatgatggtgggaaaagccccatgaagtcaatggcccatacatcaaacaactcaatttccaagatcccttgttgaggcatggcgtaaccatgaggcagattaccagctctctggcaactatcacagttacgtacaaactctcggaaatctTTATAAAGGgtgaggaccttggtggctgttcgctcacctccgaaatgacctccatattgtgacccatggcaatgccataagatcttctgtgcttcttctttaggctcacacctacggattattccgtctgcacatctcttaaagagatagggttcatcccacaagtggtactttgcatcagtaattaattttttcatttgttgcctgctgtactccttgggtatgaaccttgcagctttatagtttgctatgtctgcaaaccatggtgtttcctgaatggcgaacaaatgctcatccggaaaggtttcagagatctcaatagaggggaagaacgccccttctactggttctattcgggacaggtgatcagccacttggttttctgtcccttttctgtctcttatttctatatcaaaatcttgcagaagcaacacccatcttatgagcctgggttttgaatcctgcttcgtaagtagatatttaagagcagtatggtcagtgtacacaatcacttttgatcctactaagtatgatctaaacttgtcaatggaataaaccactgcaagcaattccttttctgtggttgtgtaatttttctgggcgtcatttaaaacacggctagcataataaatgacatgcagaagcttgtcatgcttctgtcccaatactgcaccaatggcatgatcactgacatcacacatcaattcgaatggtaatgtccagtctggtgcagaaataactggtgctgtaaccagcttagctttcagagtttcaaacacctgcagacactctgtgtcaaacacaaatggcgtgtcagcagctggcagattgctcagaggttttgtaatttttgaaaaatcctttataaacctcctattgaatcctgcatgccccagaaagcttctgattgccttaacattggcaagtggtggtaatttttcaattacttccattttagcttgatccacctctattcccttatttgaaatcttatgcccaaggacaatcccttcagtcaccataaagtgacattttttccaatttaaaaccaggttagtctcttggcatcttttcagaactagtgtcaggtgatcaagacaggagctgaatgagtctccatatactgagaagtcatccatgaagacttccaaaaatttttccaccatatcagagaaaatagagagcatgtatctctgaaaggttgcaggtgcattacacagcccaaatggcatccttctataggcaaatactccagatggacatgtaaatgcagttttctcttgattctggggatctactgcaatttggttataacctgaatagccatccaaaaagcagtaaaaatcatgacctgctagtctctctagcatctagtctatgaatggtaaaggaaaatgatcctttctggtggctgtattgagccttctgtagtcaatacacatgcgccaccctgtaactgttcttgtaggaaccagttcatttttttcattatgaaccactgtcattcctccctttttggggacaacttgaacagggctcacccaggggctatcagaaataggataaataatcccagcctccagtaacttggtgacctctttctgcaccacttccttcatggctggatttaaccgcctctgtggttgaaccactggcttagcatcatcctccaataggatcttgtgcatgcatctagctgggcttatgcccttaaggtcacttatggaccacccaagagctgtcttgtgtgtccttagcacttgaaacagtgctttctcttcctgtgaattCAAAGCAGAGCTTATTATCACTGGAAAAGTCACTACAATAAATTTGGGCTGAGGCAACCCTTTAAAAACGTTGCCTATAATAAGGAAAAGTGTTGTCTTTGATCAAAAGTAACACTTTCTGACAAAACGCAACGCTTTTTGGGGGGTTGGCTATACGGCCATTACCTTTGGTCTAAGGCAACGCTTTTGTGTATCAAAGGGAACCCTTTTTATGGCAACCTTCAAAAAGCGTTGCCTTTTCTACAAAAAAAGCAACTCCTCATAAGGGTTGCCTTAGAGGACCCAAACACAATGTTTAGACAAAATTTTATGGCAACACATTTTACAAGTTGTATTTTCTAATACATAAAGCAACACTTCTCCAGGTTTTTTTATGTTGCCTTTTCATATACTTAAAGCAACACTTGTCTAGTTTTTTTAAATTGGCTTCTTCGTATACATAAAGCAACACTTatccaaatttttttaagttGCCTTTTTCATAGACCTAAAGCAACACTTATCTAAGTTTATTTGCAGTTGTCTTTTTTTAATACCTAAAGTAACACTTTATTGAGTTTTTCTtagattctcttttttttatatctaaAGCAATATATTTTTTACCTTTGTTAATGACAATTGAAGGATATATAGCACAcactaataatatttaaaaatttaaattcaatttattcaATATAGGGAGAATAGGCTAATAATATATATTGCATGTATATAGAAAGGTGTTCCAAGTATCAATTAACATATACTTGCTAAGTTACCAagtcaaataaaaattaaacataagCAAATAAAATACATGTTTTTCTCATGATAAACTTgaacaaaaaaaactaattttttcatTTGAAACTAAAAGGACTTTGTGCTTCACTATTGTCCCAAGAATCTCCTTTATCTCTTCAGAAAACCTCATCCAACTATAAACAAGTTGTAGCCAAATCTAAatcgacaaaaaaaaaatatagttaaaaTATCAGCTTAACAATAACAAGTATACTCAAGTGTTACAACAATTTAGCTATACCTAATCATGATTTGGTATCTGAGTCGATGGAGATTGGTCTAGATTCTGAAAATATTAACATGTTTGAGAAAAATATGAATACATTTATTAAATATccctctgaaaaggaaactaagaaatCCTCGAAGATTATAGGATATAAAATAGAGGATTTCCATCTATTTCGTAGTGGGGTGTAAATTGTTTAGAGTTTAGTGGGAAAGGCTCCATGTATATGATTTGTCTAATAGTTTGATGGATGGCAGTTCACAGCCGCTTGTTTACAGTGTCACCACAAATGGATGCCTCAGTAACataaaagaaatcaaaagaaAACTCTTAGGAGAGACACTCACTGCTGAAGAGCCGAGAAATGGTTAGTTTCTCCTATCTGTATACTTTGTGTACACAAACATCCACAATAGTACGAAACTTATTTTTACCTTTTCAAAAACTATGGCCATAAAGATCTACTGAGCTATAATTCTAAAATTTCTCCAACCGTTCAGTTTTGGTGTATTTCCTTATCCTATTCAGTAATCAGTACTATGTATGTAAGTATGTTAAATGAAAGTAGTAAATTTCAGACAAACTTCGAGTTCAAATGGCATTGATAGCCCTCCGTTACTGTTCTTGGGGTTCAACCTGGGCAACAATGACTCCAGAAAAGCTTGCCCTCCTTTACTAATAAATATCAACAGAGGCAGAAATTTGGCTTTAGTCCACTCAAATAACTTTATCCATGAAATGATGACAGTGATGTAACCATAATGTATTAATTTGGAATTAAGACATTACCGATTATATTCAAATATAAGTACACAATCTTTCATTGATATTGCTTGAAGGGAGCCCAGATTTAGAAGTATCGCATACTCATGAACCTAACTCAAGACAAAGAAACtgaaaattaattgatataaaaGGCAAACTGTAGTGAAATCTAAATTGACAAAAAAATATAGTCAAAACATCAGCAATAATATGTTTGAGAATATAAATTTCTCATTTGGAGGGTGTACATGATAAATAAATG is a genomic window of Arachis ipaensis cultivar K30076 chromosome B06, Araip1.1, whole genome shotgun sequence containing:
- the LOC107648303 gene encoding magnesium transporter MRS2-A, chloroplastic-like yields the protein MEVSNNKICKVLSLWTQVHEYAILLNLGSLQAISMKDCVLIFEYNRKGGQAFLESLLPRLNPKNSNGGLSMPFELEIWLQLVYSWMRFSEEIKEILGTIVKHKVLLVSNEKISFFCSSLS